A window from Malania oleifera isolate guangnan ecotype guangnan chromosome 7, ASM2987363v1, whole genome shotgun sequence encodes these proteins:
- the LOC131159382 gene encoding FCS-Like Zinc finger 5, whose translation MLLGKRPRPPNLLQRTRSMTGISVDVGEVEAPAPADHQKPIGYLEEKGGPEILGQQRLVLGMVSPRNPRVRSSDDLHLRHGLLETTAHFLRTCGRCKRRLAPGRDIYMYRGDTAFCSVECREEQMKEDERKEKSSSSCVASKKDHRHHHQHQRAELAPAAHATSHSKTSSSTTGKGETVAAA comes from the exons ATGTTGCTGGGAAAGCGTCCTCGTCCTCCCAATCTGCTTCAGAGGACGAGGAGCATGACGGGGATCTCCGTCGACGTGGGCGAAGTGGAAGCTCCGGCGCCGGCCGATCACCAGAAACCCATCGGATATTTGGAAGAGAAGGGGGGCCCGGAAATACTTGGACAGCAGCGATTAGTGTTGGGGATGGTGTCACCCAGAAACCCCAGAGTGAGGAGCTCCGATGATCTTCATCTTCGTCATGGTTTGTTGGAGACGACGGCTCATTTCTTGAGGACGTGTGGCCGCTGTAAACGCCGGCTGGCGCCTGGCCGTGATATCTACATGTAtag GGGAGACACAGCCTTCTGCAGCGTGGAGTGCAGAGAAGAACAGATGAAGGAAGacgagagaaaagagaaaagcaGCAGCAGCTGCGTCGCCTCAAAAAAagatcatcgtcatcatcatcagcATCAACGCGCAGAGTTAGCGCCCGCGGCTCATGCCACCTCTCACTCCAAAACTTCCAGCAGTACTACTGGTAAAGGCGAGACGGTGGCCGCCGCCTGA